Genomic window (Maylandia zebra isolate NMK-2024a linkage group LG11, Mzebra_GT3a, whole genome shotgun sequence):
TTGCCACGATAGTAAAAACTCGTGATATGCCCACAAGAGCGAATAATCTGCTgcactttaaaaacataaacaatcaaTTGGAAACTTTGAGGGTGCAGTCCAACAAAGGACGTTTAATAATCCGCCTTTGTTTATATTTAGTGACTAATCATTTCATTTGTCGtctattaattatttttttctttatttttctctgtacCCACAGTGAGAAATAGCAAATACACCATATAGATCGTTTATAGTTAAAACTGTTGACACAGCTACTTCTGATGATTGGCCTTTTCGTTTTGAGCAGTAAACATGGATGCAGGTGAAGACCAAAATACAGGCACCAACAATGGAAATTCTCAGACAAGTGGCAATTCTCATGCACCACAGATAGCCCGCATGTCTCTGTATGAGAGACAGGCTGTACAGGTGAGTGATTGTGTCCAAATGTTAACAAAACGAATGCTTTACATGTTACAATAACAGTaccatttaaattaaaaaatgaaaaacaaacttttgaATTGGTATTAGCCAAATaagtatgtatgtgttttttttaggcTCTGCAAGCTCTGCAAAGACAGCCTAATGCTGCTCAGTACTTCCAGCAGCTcatgctgcagcagcagatcgCAAATAGTGCTCAGTTCCACAACTTAGCTGCTGTGCAACAGGTATGACAAGAATATACATgcacaacaacaagaaaaagactaaaataaaaacaaacagacatgtCCCAATCAAACCTTTTCATGTCTCTTTAAAACAGGCCACACTTGCTGCTAGTCGCCAGTCCAATACTCCAAGTAACAGCATCTCCCAAGTGCCCACCACTGTAAGTTTttgtaaattattatttaattatatcTGACAGATAATTAGAAAGATTTGaatcttctttcagctgcaccCTTTAGGGGTTGCCACAACGGATCATTTATGTTCATCACAGTTTATCCCTTGCTTCCTCTTTTGTAACACCAACaatctgcatgtcctccttcactacatccacgaACCTTCTCTCTGATTTTCCTCTATTCGTCTTACTTACCAGCTCTATATTCAGTATtctttgtccaatatatccactatcaATCCTCTGTACATGTTCAAAACACCTCAGCCTTGGCTCTCTTAaagtttgagttaaaatataaatatgtgtgtgcctTCCAGGTCAATCTAAGCACCACCTCTGCGGGAGGGACTATGTCCAGTCCTCGTCCTCATGGTCCAGCCACCTCTGCAACCAAAACTGCTATCAACCAGTCAGTGCTGCTGGGTGGAAACTCAGCAGGACCGGGACAGATGTATCTTAGAGTGGGTTAAAACTGATTATCCACAAAATCTATTAAATGCATATACTTTGAATTAATTTATGTAACATATTGTTATGATATAGTAAGAACGGTTGGAAACCTTTGTGTAAAATTCACACTGACAATCCAGAGAAAATGCAGGGAAATCATTAAATCTTTCTTGCAGTCATTAAGAGAAATAAAGGTTAACCATCTCTGCTGTTTCCCACATAGGTCAACCGTTCTCAGCTCATCTTCATGCCTGGTGGCCCAGCAACTGCTACTGTTGCAGCAGTTGCTCAAACTCAGccccagcagcagcaacaacagcacGAAGTTGCTTCTACCGGTGCTAGCACCCAGTCTGACAATGATCAGGTTTGTGTGCTTTTACCAAATGCTCTAGCCATGTAATCTTGAAGAAATGGTTGTGAAGGAAGAACTATTTAAATTTGATCACACGCTGCTCCTTTCTTCATCTCTCAGGTGCAGAACCTTGCCTTACACTGTGCTTCCACAACCAAAGCAGTTGCTGTTAAATCTGAGCTTCCAGAAAGGAAAGATGCTTCTGGCTTTCCTCTtggtcagcagcagcaacagcaacagAGTTTCCCACAGACagttcagcagcaacaagtgcaaccacaacagcaacaacaaattgCCAAGAGCAGCTTTACACAACAGTCTGCCACAAATCCACTGACTGTAAAGACTGGAAATCAGGCTGCCATGACTGTAACTCCTACTTCTTCTGTAGCTTCTTCATCCACTTCCTCTCCAGGACTCCCTCTCTCCCAACTCCTCCTGACCCCCTCTGCTGCACCGGTGATCCTAGTACCCACGTCAAATGTTCCTACCTCCACCCAGGGCTACCCTATTGGCTCAGTAGCACCAAAGGCAAATGTTAACACTCAAACTCTGGTGGTGCAACCCCTGCAACAGTCCAGCACTAATGTAGACAAAGGTCCTGTTCCAATACAGCCCAAGACAGTTCAGGGACACCGTTTACCGTTGCAGCTGCCCCCTCGACACCCACCGCCCATTCTCCCAGCTCCACCTAGCAATAATCAGTCCACTGCTGCAGGTCACAACCCTCCTCACATCCCTGTCCAGCTTGTGGGAGCCAGGCAGGGCGTAGCAGGAAATATGCAAGCTGTGGCCCTGGCACAGGCACGAAATAGCACAGCCCAGGAAAGTCCATCTGGTGGGAATGTTGGCACGGTCTCCAGCAACAGTACTATGGTAAGATCAAAGGATTTACTGCTTGGGTTAGGTGTAGGGAGAGACGTCTTTGTACAAGGGATTGTAACAAggctttttcccccccccacATGCTGTTAGACAAAAGCTCCTCTTGGCTCTCTCAAGAGGAAATATGACTGTGATGGCCTGAATGAGATGACAGAATCTTCAGACTCAGCACCCATGAAAGACTCTGCTCCTCCTTTATCTCCTGCACCTACAAAGGACTCAGGTACGTCAGCTTGTCTTCTCC
Coding sequences:
- the phc1 gene encoding polyhomeotic-like protein 1; this encodes MDAGEDQNTGTNNGNSQTSGNSHAPQIARMSLYERQAVQALQALQRQPNAAQYFQQLMLQQQIANSAQFHNLAAVQQATLAASRQSNTPSNSISQVPTTVNLSTTSAGGTMSSPRPHGPATSATKTAINQSVLLGGNSAGPGQMYLRVNRSQLIFMPGGPATATVAAVAQTQPQQQQQQHEVASTGASTQSDNDQVQNLALHCASTTKAVAVKSELPERKDASGFPLGQQQQQQQSFPQTVQQQQVQPQQQQQIAKSSFTQQSATNPLTVKTGNQAAMTVTPTSSVASSSTSSPGLPLSQLLLTPSAAPVILVPTSNVPTSTQGYPIGSVAPKANVNTQTLVVQPLQQSSTNVDKGPVPIQPKTVQGHRLPLQLPPRHPPPILPAPPSNNQSTAAGHNPPHIPVQLVGARQGVAGNMQAVALAQARNSTAQESPSGGNVGTVSSNSTMTKAPLGSLKRKYDCDGLNEMTESSDSAPMKDSAPPLSPAPTKDSAPPSEAAFSSPPTLSLPLPLSRVGHGDKDRAPVPQAVVKPQVLTHVIEGFVIQEGAEPFPVARLPKDGDFALVGCTENGPPLLKCEYCGNLAPASQFRGSKRFCTNTCAKRYNVSCSQHYKSSRGRTAAGLAPNPAPTESTARRRGSTRRSSSNITSNKISTKHLPVKFNSESSRSDEVSSDGEEDDSPSLSPSSSRSCSRAEHSALQSDSSAPGSLPLEGASFLSSTPSQWSVDEVYRFISSLQGCEELAAQFQSQEIDGQALLLLREDHLISTMNIKLGPALKICASINSLRE